cccatgattaattcagcctttttccattttcagaaatagatttaatcttcagaaattcataactaattcatacgacctcagaaaaatatgaaactaggactaaaattcatctaaaatcgaactctacgcaatgaacccatgtttgagtgcattcggctcttttgaattttcattgcttctttatgctactctatagacatcgctaacgcgactataatgcaatcgtttgtagactcggaggagatccagacagacgaggatcgtgagtaccatgaggagtacagagacgactacactaaaggtgccacatcctacccaatctcgtagcacctattacgcatggctaatatagaactgctattgctctaCTTTATTGTtgtattcacactatgataggactcgtatagtagtatgcttacttgatggcctttaccttgatgcaaccttacccctgctcaccccgttgttaggctagtcacatgtTCGCTACTATATTtcgttgcttattacttctactacgcttgcactacatcgatgcgtggtggaaatctagggagagtgctgcgtgtgtgacttgggtgcgtggagggcggtagtgtcgaccaagttagagtatacgacgagcctagggcaagtctcaccatggggtgctacctgggcacccctgaaaatggatacctatggtgggtaaatggtatatgaggtggtcctgggtgtgaacctgtgatgggaggagcccgggatggaggtgctgtggtggcacggtaaatggaaaccctgatgaagacattctggcttggtcatccctaaggacttactagtactcagattcaccgggaagccttacataccactcgccctatatggtgcgggacagccggactacttagtaggatattgccactactgctagattgatagcggacagtgtaaggaggtacggggcacggaggatttcccccacacccttccgagacttcatggagaccttgtggacccggctcatgactcatagtttcagccaccctaggctagacttggggtgtaccagggctgaatggtagagtggcattatcctaggctagcaagcggccggaatcagcccagttgacgacggtcagcgaggaagacggatcttgtggttatgtaaaacctctgcagagtgtatggttgatcgatcgatatatgtgccgacttgtcggctatggacctttcctgggtttcgcttaaactagatagagagatgagtccttctcttcttcccccgtgagagagtgtcggacgtagccaggggctacggaccTTGAGGCAGAGCCGAGAGGGAGTCAGCCtgttgactgagcgatggtatggtgatgatgtggtgatgatgtggtgatggaagtatatcaatcccaggatcgaaacctggctcagaaaagggaatggggtggaatgtgtgtgggaatggtgttaaaacttgactacacttttatatacttgatatgctaaatgcataggaaaccccagccatataggttcctttgattatatccaacctacatccaatttccacaaagcaatgctcatagggttgggagtgtccagtacaaatcgtactgataaattttggcacacaggttctgctgaggggtatagctccgaggagtttgacggttgaggggttcgtgcctacgctcgagtttggcgatcttatcttcaagctgttctgaatgaatgctacttttgattccgccaatgcggcgatgtaataatttatgtaattccgcactaattgtactctgatattatcgttgtatggatatgatattcgactagaatttgggtaatatgatctacaacggtcttattacactttgacgctgtggatttcccttcgtggaaatcggggtcgcttcagtgcccaccagaagaatccttcacacaatgggtactcctcaagttgaacctgcaatagggataaataaaccctgagtacacaatatactcgcaagatttatccgactagtgggaataattttccgactccaaggaatatgcaaagctttatggtttactgggtttctttttgtagaaagcaattctagtagtgaatccttatttatgttattattagcagtcatgattaatttattatctagccattctatgtaagcacatgttctactttcaagcaagggttgagcaatcagttccatttcatcacctttcatctttcagttcttactacggtgctagactgtagacaagccgtaccggatctcgacgattcacaaatcaatgcccccaactgggtaccccgaaaacacactcctcgcttgtaccccaggcacaagcaggaccaacccatcaccctcctatcatagggtctaggtccccgtccaaacttggactccaagccctcgctcctaagtcccggactcagtgcagtgcaaggacctccaccatctccgcctccaatcagtcgatctggaaagagccggaacccacgacaagagcgcagCAAGTCTTccatgcgcccatacccaagtatgtgctcgggataataagtctatgacttgcctagaacccaatgcaacggctggtccttaactaacacagacagagaaaaagtgtaaccaagctatgccctgttggccgtaggacacaatctcttacacccaccaatattcaaaccatatccctgcccggtcaccattttttctttccatcagtttatcatgagtgatcataattttcacctattgtgagtaacggtaggttactcacgctactgataccctaagcatagcagctacttgacctatactagtaggactcatatgtaagtatatttatgcatgtagttttcataaaatgcctgtaacgtaaatgcacatcatatatatatttagtgatcattcaaaaataggggttgtGCACCGGAGCTTACCTTGGGCAGGCAGGGTGTCAATAAAGTTAGCAATGAACAGCTCTGGAgctccctcctatatgagaacCTCTTCCTCGTACACCTCAATAATCTTCTCGTAGTCCTATTCGTCTGCaggcacaaactctaccaactcgtgatctacatgaatgaaatgatgatgcaacacttagtaacatggcaatagcaactcttaaaataagaatatatctatcaagctactaagctagttctaccgactaaggtgctaagttacctactgttaccactaataAGTAAGAAACATGACATGTATtgtcttagcaactaaaggtattcttactcttaataccgatttactctatatatgataaaataaagagtactagctactctatttatcatcctactctagtgctacaaaaattacagtgagcacataataatctaagaagcctactgtaaaaatttcatgactaaaactatcaccgatttgccacaaaaattcctacaaatattaagctaaataatactaagctttctaaattgaatttatgaatctatcattatcacagctaactgtaaactaactatacCAATAGATAGATAGCCTTTTGCGAACCtaataaattttgtttcactatttttgaacatctacaacatttactatcattttCCAAAGATCAGCTAAAAATTGAATTGAATAAACCTTTACTAAttcactggaaaatgaaaaactgAATTCAAACCGCGGCCCACTACTCGTGGCGTGGCCCACGTCCGCACGACGCGTGCTCACGCTCCACCGGTGTGGCCCACGCGGGGGTGCGGCCCAGCCGAGCGACGTCGGCCCGCAACGGGAAGGCCCACGCGCTACGACCATTTTGCGAAAACATCCCTGACCTACCAGTGAATCACTCTGAGATCTATGACACTATTCCTACTGTTAGCTACTTCGTAGATAAGCCCTCAGAACAATCTGTCTTCACAACGGTGATACCCTCGAGCACCGGCGTGCGCACCGACGCGGCGGCACTAGCACAGGGCGGTTACGCTGGCCAGACCAGCCCTTCCCCACCCCCAAtagcgagccgatgctcacctaggtgCAAACTCAAAGCGTTGGGCGACGAAGCGGTGAACGGAGATGCTGTCCTGAGCTCCCTCCACGGCGGCAGACTCCTCCCTACGACGGCGGCCACGTTCCCTTGAGCCAAGGCATAGACAACGTGAATGAGCTCAAGAATGGGCATCAGCGACTCACCCCGAACCTACCAGACGTGGTGGATTGACCAAACACGGGCCAAGTGAGTCTGGCCACGCGCGCACAGCAAGCCTCGCGACGGCGACGGTGGCGCGACTACGTCAACAGCGTTGAGCAGGCAGTAGCAGGGCAAATTGGGGTACGCACGGGATAGAGGGGAACAAGGCGAAGACACAGTGCCAACGAATTGGACAGAAGTGGACGGTGCGAGGTGAATTGGGCGGGCGCTGTCGTGGGGTCTTAAGGTGGCCAACGGTGGGGGATCGTCAAATTGGGGCTTGACACCAGCTGGCAGCAACAGTGGGAGGGTTCGGCACGTAGCTAGGTTCCTACTCAATCCTTTGTCGCACGCAATTGCATGGATTTGACCGGCGCTGCGAGCTAGACTTGGCCCGGCTCGGCGACTCCGGCGCGACGCCATTAAAGGCAGAGATGACCGAGGGCGCAGAGCGATGCTCGCCATGCAAACGCAACGGACAAGGGCACACATAGGGAAGATACACGTGCTCGTACGAGTTGGCACGACTCGGGCGGCCGCAGCGCATTAACTTGCAAGCCAACGGCGACACGGCCATGTGCCGGCGCAGTGGCTCAGGCGGACGCGACGCGAGCGGTGCAGCGCACGCGGGCGATTCAGCACTCGTGGCCGCGGCTAGCAGCAGCGCGGTGACGCGACGCAACATAGGCAGTGACACGGTGAAGCGGACGGTTGCAGCACGGTGACAGGACGGTGGCACAACGATGCAGGCGGACGCGACGCTGGCGGTGAGAGCGCACGTGAGCGGCCCAGCGCTCACGACCGAGGCTAGCAGCCGCGTGAGGACCCAATGAGGCAGACGGCAGTGGCGGAGCAGAGCGGCTGGGGCTACTGGCACCAGCGTGGTGGCACGCGTGAGTGCATGCTTGGGCACGGCAGCAGGTGGCAGTGGCCAGCAGCACGGAGCCAGCGGCAGGCCCGGCCACCGCGGTGGCACGCGTGCAGGCGTGCGTGCGCATGTGCGTTGGGTGAACCAGCGCAGCGCGCCGAGCCGAGGCAATGGTGACCACGTCCAAACGCTAAAGCCATCCGGGAACGTGccatgcacgatttttaaagcgcCCCAAAAATCCATCTCGATGCTTCAATTGCTGGTGacatatcaagctactaaaacaaaccctaagaccCTACCACCATTTAACCcgattcttctacaaaaattgccgaacttagcttcgtcaaaCCATTTCATAACTTAAGAAATGTGACTACGTCTTGATCGATTTTGCGTCGAATTCAATTTCCAAGCTAGCTAGTGAATCCCGTTCTCGACCACGAGTATTTCACCGACACCTACGAAGTTTACACTACAAATTTATTAAAGTGCCATATATGCATTCTATAGCATTGTCGTTCTATAAAAATTCGTTTAAAACCCTAAGCGacataacgcgacatgaaatataacattcgtttcgcgtttccgatgaacgtttcgagtcacagaaattgatttacacactataattcatacactcacacataaatatgatgctcatacagtgttttagcaaaagattgtacagtgtaacaccgagggtgttacacctcGGCGGCGACGGGTGGACGCGAGATAGATGGAGGGGCACGCGACAGTGGGGAGCGGTGTACAGCGGCGGCGCGGCAGTGAGGGCGGTGGTGGGTGTGCGTGGCGTGGCGGTGAGGGCGGTTGCGGGCGCGGCGGTGAGGGTGGTGGCGGGCGCGGCAGTGGCGCGGCGGTGTGTGTGGCGCGACGGCGAGGGCGGTGGTGGGAGCGTCGGCGAGCGGCGGGCGTGCCTTTACTGGGGCCgagtgagagagatagagaaaggGAAGAGAGAGCCACGTCGTGGGCCTTTACTGGGGCCTGTCGCGCCGTGCGCGATGGCGCGTCGGTGCCGCGCGCGTGATCAGTGGTGCGGCAGGCCCGCCGCGCCGTGATTTGTGGCGCAACAGAGCTGGGCCACGTCACCGATCGCTGCCACGATGGTAACGATGGTAGCCTGGCCGCGCCGCAATGCATGGCACGGTGGAGTGGTTTGGCCGCGCAATATCAGTTTGCGCGtcaaaaagtgttagttaaaaaaaacagCGTCAGTTTTAAAAATAGTTAAAAAAAAATGTTAAAAGTAATAAAAAAATTCTCCTTCGTCCACCAACCGCTCTAGTTGGCATCGCCGGATCACCTGGCCGGCCGCCGGCCTCCGCTAGTCCGCTTGCAATGGATGCTGTCATCGCGTTCACCTCCGGAAGCCCTAGCCCCACGCGCTTCTACTCCTCAGCTTCGCCGTCGTTGCGCGGCCCCCATAGCCTCTCTGTTTGCGGCCCatggcgcgggcgtgggcgccccCTCCGCGCGCTCCGGCATCGGTCCCAGGCCcaggccgccgcggcggcggccggggcgGCCGAAGTCTCCCACCACGATGTTGTAGTTGTGGGCGCTGGGATCGTCGGGCTCGCTATCGCGCGCCACCTCCTACTTCACACTTCGCTCTCCGTTGCCATCGCCGACGCTGCCGTCCCCTGCTCCGGTGCCACAGGCGCAGGTACGCTTCCTTCGGCGCCTGCGTTGATGATTCGGTGCTTCGGCCTTCATAGAGTTGGATGTAATACATCCTTGGGCCTCTGGTTTCGGGTTTCTTCCTTGGGTGGGGTTCGTTGTGTGCAGGGCAGGGATACATATGGATGTCGCACAGGAGGCCGGGGAGTGACACGTGGGAGCTGGCGCTGCGGAGCAAGCGACTTTGGGAGGAGCTGGCGGCCGAGGTTGACGGCCAGGGTGGCGGCGGTGCACGGGAGAGATTGGGTTGGATGAGGACAGGTAGAACCACACTGCCGCTATTTTGCGGTTTATTACGTGTTTGCTGTTATGGTGATTGATTAGTCTATGAATAAATGTCCATTGTATCTAAACACTAGCAAACAAATCTGAGTAGTAGAATCGCTATAATATCAGTATATTACGTTTATTATGAATGGTACTGCTACTGCACTACTGCTAGTGAAAGATTATTACCATCTCCTGCAGTCATGGATTTGATACCACTCCTGCTACTCCTTGCTGTGCTGATAGTCTGATTCTTAAGTCCATCCATACATTACTCGATTCTACTGATATCATTTTATTAGATGTCCTATCATGGAAATTACATGCTCTGTGCTGTATTATTCTGGTTCTCAGTCTCAAACATGATTTTTAAACAGAAAGTAAAATGCTTCTATCAATTTTGTTCAGGAAGCTTGCAAGTTGGGAGAAGTTCGGAACAGCTGGACACATTGGAGGAAATGACCAAGGTTCTGTCTCAGGCAGGCATACACGCGGAATTCTTGTCAGCCTCTTCATTACATGCATTAGAACCGGCACTCAGTGTAGGGAAAGATGGTGGTGCTGTGTTCTTGCCGCAAGACTGTCAGATTGATGCATTCCAGGCTGTCTCTTTGATtgagaagttttttttttccttcaggAGTTTGATTTTGTTCTGCAATGTGCGTTGCTAACAGTGTCACTGATATTTCTTGGTTCATTTTCTTGTGCAAGACCAATAACTCATATTCCTCAGAAGGAAGGTATAGGGAGTTCTATAATGATCCTGCCATGTCATTAATAAGGTATTCAAGTTTCTTATTTTTAGACAACCTTCGTTCAGTAATTGAAGAATACTTCCAACTACCAGGCTTGTGTTATCTATCTGTTAGGAATTCAGATGTTATTTTTTAGTCTCAAAGTTATTTCCCTTTCTCCGCATCACTGATAAATGACAACTGATTTTATTCTATATGCAGATCGGAGGTTACTGGAACAGTTGAAGCTGTCCAAACTTCCAGAAACATATTGTATGGCAGAAAAGCTTTTGTAATTGCTTCTGGTGCCTGGACTCGATCCTTGTTGCATAGTTTCTTAGAACCAGCTTTGACGTTGGATATTCCTGTCAAGCCACGAAAGGTATATCTGAAATTTCTTGGATTGATTTTTGTTCTGAAAATTTTGGTACTGACCACTCAGCAATCTTCATACTATTGGTCATCATATGTTTACCTGATGGAAAAAAGTAGAGTGGATTGGATTTTATGTATTCTTGCAAGACTTGTTGTGTATGTTTACGTGAGATGCAGCACAGCCAGTAATACAATATTGGATTCGGGCTCTTGAATATTCCTTTTGACTTGGAAACAATGCTACCTGCTTATAAATAAGAGTTTCATAAGTGCATAACCTTTTGCATGAACTAAGGCAAGGAGTTGACAGTCAAAATGAGCCTGTGAAAGTGCCATGTTCATGCTAGCAAACATTTGAACTATTTCAGACTGATCTGTTGACCAATGACCACAGCTTGACATTTGTCCTTTAATAGATCTGTAAATCCTCATATGTTATTCCTTGCTACATATAGCATTATGAAATTCCTGTTCTCTAATCCAACAACATAGAAAAAAAATAATCTCACATATTTCCTGTTCAGGGTCATCTTCTTGTGTTGGAGAAATTTGACAAGGTTAAGTTGAATCATGCCCTGATGGAGGTAGGATATGTTGACCATCAGATTGCTAAGCCAAATAGCACACACATGGCTTCGGAATCTAGTGAAGATGAGCTTGGTGCTTTATCCGTATCAATGACTGCAACCGTAGATACAAAGGGAAATTTAGTTCTAGGTAATTTACAGAGCAGTCTTCTCCCATTGCTCCAAGTTCCAGTTTCTGCTTAGGAGCAAAACAAGAATTCCATTTTAAGTGACCTACAGGAAATAGTTGAATATATGGCATGTTTATACTACAGGAAGCAGCCGGGAGTTCAAAGTTTTTTCGAGGGAGGTTGATAGATCTGTTGTTCAGTGTATATGGGAACGTGCAGGAGAGTTTTTTCCTGCAATGAAGAATGTTTCTTTTGATATTGATCAGAATACTCAAATCAGAATAGGGCATCGCCCATACAGTAAGTTTCTTAACAAGAAAATGAGAAGCATAGTCTGAATTCTTCATATTAGCTTTGTACCCTTGTCTGATACTAACAGAAACAAATACCTTATCTGTTTCAGTGCCTGATGGAAAGCCAGttattgactttattcctgatctACCAAATATTTTGATTGCAACAGGACATGAAGGAAATGGACTTACTTTGGTGAGTCACTGATCACTGTATCAATTTGCTCCAGTTGCTAGTGTTTCTGTGTTACATTATTTTTTCTGTTTAGTTAGGCAGTTgaaatgaagggcgggcctggtgcaagcggtagagtcttaccgcccgtgaccggaaggtcctgggttcgagtcgcggtctcctcgcattgcacaggcgagggtaaggcttgccactgacacccttccccagaccctgcacagagcgggagctctctgcactgggtacgccctttagttAGGCAGTTGAAATGTGAAAGGTATTGTGCCAGTGGTTCTGTCATTTAGATACAGAGCGATCTTTCCTTGAATGGGACTAGTAACTTTTTTGTGGCATAGGGGTGAAGGGTGGACAATTCTGTGATCCAATTCTTTGAGCACGCATAAGGCTGTATAAGCATAACGTACCCTCACAAGATAGATACCTTGTTTCCTCTTGGAGCTGATTCATGGTAGTTGAATTACTTTGCATGAGGGCTGTCATGTTCCTGATTCCAAATAAGATAGATGAATCTGTTGCATGCCAACAGGGATGGAGGCACTCTGCTCTTTACTATTCTACTGTCATTTTCCTTATAAGAAGATAGAAGAGTTAATGTTGTTCTGCCAATTTTTCATTAGGCACTAGGCACTGCTGAAATGGTCACCGATATGATTCTTGGGAATCCTGGAAAAGTGAGCCAGTCACCTTTCTCCATCAAACACAGATTTTCAGGTAATTTTGGTAAATAGGTCCAAATTCTGCTTTTTTGAAGAAGAAAAATCATGTTTTTGTGATTCAGATTTTTTTTTGGTAAATAGGTCCAGGACTGATTTTTTATGCCTTGAAAGCTAATTTTCAAGACAactttctttattttatttatgTATTCTAGCTCTTTCGTTGCACACAATGACACAATGTATTTTCAATATAGAACTACTGAATTGCAGATCAAACCAATTTATTACTCAGCTTCCAAGTTGTGTCGTTTACTCGAATTCATGTCAGATTAATTCATCACATTTCAGGGTGCTGTGCACTCCATCGTTTTAGTGTAAAATATTGTTTGGGCGAAATTACTGTTTTTCCTCTCAGCAATTTGAAGCTCTTTTGATCTATTAATGTTGGGATCCTATTTTAATTCTAGGCATTCAGATGGACAGCTTCTTTTCTTTATGAATTTGACAGTAGTAAAACGTCAAAGTTTGGTTAGTGGATTGCATGGATGCTGGGGCTTCCTTTACATCTGTCTATGTCTAAGTCATTGATATGTATCCTAGGAATAGTAAAGTTTACTTCCAGAACAAAGGACAATGCCAGAGGGCTTGCTAAGCATGCAACTGGTATATGGGATCTCCTTTAACCCTTATTTCCATCAGATCCAGTAATCCTGCTTTTGCATTGTCTTCTGATGCCCTCAGTTTAGTTGAGGGCATGGTACTGTCAGCCAGTAATTGCTGCTTGGAAACTACTTTCTTGTTTCATAAAGTATCTTT
Above is a genomic segment from Miscanthus floridulus cultivar M001 chromosome 3, ASM1932011v1, whole genome shotgun sequence containing:
- the LOC136542150 gene encoding uncharacterized protein; this translates as MDAVIAFTSGSPSPTRFYSSASPSLRGPHSLSVCGPWRGRGRPLRALRHRSQAQAAAAAAGAAEVSHHDVVVVGAGIVGLAIARHLLLHTSLSVAIADAAVPCSGATGAGQGYIWMSHRRPGSDTWELALRSKRLWEELAAEVDGQGGGGARERLGWMRTGSLQVGRSSEQLDTLEEMTKVLSQAGIHAEFLSASSLHALEPALSVGKDGGAVFLPQDCQIDAFQAVSLIEKFNNSYSSEGRYREFYNDPAMSLIRSEVTGTVEAVQTSRNILYGRKAFVIASGAWTRSLLHSFLEPALTLDIPVKPRKGHLLVLEKFDKVKLNHALMEVGYVDHQIAKPNSTHMASESSEDELGALSVSMTATVDTKGNLVLGSSREFKVFSREVDRSVVQCIWERAGEFFPAMKNVSFDIDQNTQIRIGHRPYMPDGKPVIDFIPDLPNILIATGHEGNGLTLALGTAEMVTDMILGNPGKVSQSPFSIKHRFSGPGLIFYALKANFQDNFLYFIYVF